CTTGCGGACTTCGCCTACCTTCATGCGTCGGTTTTTTATTATCGCGGTTTCGGCGACAGCAAGGGCAATAACGTCCGCTACGTCGGCGGCGCGGGCGTGAGTTTCTAGTCGAGCGCTTCCAGCAGTTTCTCGTGAATCCCGCCGAAACCGCCGTTCGAGAGCACGGCAACGGTATCGCCGGGGGCGGCGTGTTCCTTCAGATATTCCACAATCTGCCCGACGTCCGGGATGCAGCGAGCCGGAATTCCGCGCTCGGCCAGATCGGCAGCCAGTTTTCCGGGATCGAAGCGATCTCCTTCGGGGGCCTTCTCGGGACGCTCGACGCCCGCGATGATCACCTCATCGGCGCCGCCGAAGCTCCCGGCATAGTCCTTCTGAAAAACCGCACGCCGCGTGGTGTTGGTACGCGGTTCGAACACTGCCCACAGCGTGCCCTTCGGGTGGCGGGTGCGAAGCGCCTCCAGCGTGAGTCGCACCGCTGTCGGGTGGTGCGCAAAGTCGTCGACGATGGTCACGCCGCGCACCGAGACCCCGCGAATCTCCTGCCGACGCTTGACGCCCTCGAAGCTCTCGATGCCCGTGCGCCACTCTTCGGCCGTAATGCCCAGCCGTTCGCATGCGGCGGCGGTGGCAATCTGGTTGGAGAGGTTGTGCTCACCATAGAGCGGGCTCACCGCCCGGCCCCAGAGGTTGCCGTCGCGGAGGATTTCGAGGTGCGCGCCCCGCTCGTCGGCCTTCGTGATCTTGCCGGTCCACCCGGCCTCGCAGGAGAGCCCGTAGGGGGTCACCTGCCCGCCGCACTGCTTTGAAACCTCGCGCACGAGTGCGTAGTCCTGGCAGGCGATGAGCGCGCCGCCCGCGGGAATGATCGCCATGAGTTTTTCGAACTCGCGCCGGACCGCGCCGATATCGGCGAAGATGTCTGCGTGGTCGAACTCGATGCTGGTCAGAATGGTCGTGCGCGGCTCGTAGTGGAGGAACTTGGCTTCCTTGTCGAAATACGCGGTGTCGTATTCATCGCCCTCGACAACAAAGTGATCCCCGCTGCCGTGTTTGAAGCTCGTCCCGAAGTTGCGCAGCACCGCGCCCACCAGGAACCCCGGATCGCGGCCGGCCGATTCCAGAAGCCAGGCCATGAGCGCGCTGGTTGTGCTCTTGCCGTGGGTGCCGGCGACAACGACCGAGTGTTTTCCATGGATGAAGAAACGGCGGATCGCCTCGGCGCCGCTCGTGTAGTCGAGGCCGCGCTCCCGCACAGCGACCGACTCGGGATTGTC
The sequence above is a segment of the Chrysiogenia bacterium genome. Coding sequences within it:
- the mpl gene encoding UDP-N-acetylmuramate:L-alanyl-gamma-D-glutamyl-meso-diaminopimelate ligase, with the protein product MKIHITAICGTAMGSLAGLLKQAGHEVRGSDAGVYPPMSDQLAAQGIEIFDGYRAENLDWGPELVVIGNAVTKDNPESVAVRERGLDYTSGAEAIRRFFIHGKHSVVVAGTHGKSTTSALMAWLLESAGRDPGFLVGAVLRNFGTSFKHGSGDHFVVEGDEYDTAYFDKEAKFLHYEPRTTILTSIEFDHADIFADIGAVRREFEKLMAIIPAGGALIACQDYALVREVSKQCGGQVTPYGLSCEAGWTGKITKADERGAHLEILRDGNLWGRAVSPLYGEHNLSNQIATAAACERLGITAEEWRTGIESFEGVKRRQEIRGVSVRGVTIVDDFAHHPTAVRLTLEALRTRHPKGTLWAVFEPRTNTTRRAVFQKDYAGSFGGADEVIIAGVERPEKAPEGDRFDPGKLAADLAERGIPARCIPDVGQIVEYLKEHAAPGDTVAVLSNGGFGGIHEKLLEALD